In Zonotrichia leucophrys gambelii isolate GWCS_2022_RI chromosome 14, RI_Zleu_2.0, whole genome shotgun sequence, a single window of DNA contains:
- the PDAP1 gene encoding 28 kDa heat- and acid-stable phosphoprotein, whose amino-acid sequence MPKGRKGGHKGRARQYTSPEEIDAQLQAEKQKAREEEEQEEGGEGATGDPKKEKKSLDSDESDEDDEDYQQKRKGVEGLIDIENPNRVIQTTKKVTQLDLDGPKELSRREREEIEKQKAKERYMKMHLAGKTEQAKADLARLAIIRKQREEAARKKEEERKAKDEAAMAGKRLQSLSLNK is encoded by the exons ATGCCGAAAG GTAGAAAAGGAGGCCACAAAGGCCGGGCAAGGCAGTACACGAGTCCTGAGGAGATTGATGCCCAGCTccaagcagaaaagcaaaaggcaAGG gaagaggaggagcaagaagaaggaggagaaggagcaaCAGGGGACcctaaaaaggagaagaaatcttTAGATTCAGATGAGagtgatgaagatgatgaggaTTATCAG CAAAAGCGCAAAGGAGTGGAGGGGTTGATAGACATAGAGAACCCCAACCGTGTCATTCAGACAACCAAAAAAGTCACTCAGCTGGACCTGGATGGACCCAAGGAGCTCTCACGACGAGAGAG AGAGGAAATAGAGaagcaaaaggcaaaagaaagatACATGAAAATGCACCTAGCTGGGAAAACAGAGCAAGCCAAGGCAGACCTGGCCCGATTAGCCATCATTCGGAAGCAAAGGGAAGAAGCTgccagaaagaaagaagaagaaagaaaag CAAAAGACGAGGCGGCCATGGCAGGTAAAAGACTGCAGTCACTATCCCTTAACAAGTAA
- the BUD31 gene encoding protein BUD31 homolog: MPKVKRSRKPPPDGWELIEPTLDELDQKMREAETEPHEGKRKVESLWPIFRIHHQKTRYIFDLFYKRKAISRELYEYCIKEGYADKNLIAKWKKQGYENLCCLRCIQTRDTNFGTNCICRVPKSKLEVGRIIECTHCGCRGCSG; this comes from the exons ATGCCCAAAGTGAAGAGGAGCAGGAAGCCTCCCCCGGATGGCTGGGAGCTGATCGAGCCCACGCTGGACGAGCTGGACCAGAAGATGAGAGAAG CTGAGACAGAGCCACAcgaagggaagaggaaagtgGAGTCTCTCTGGCCCATCTTCAGGATCCACCACCAGAAAACACGTTACATCTTTGATCTCTTCTACAAGAGGAAAGCAATCAGCAGag AGCTCTATGAGTACTGCATCAAGGAGGGCTATGCTGACAAAAACCTGATAGCCAAGTGGAAGAAGCAGGGCTATGAGAACCTCTGCTGCCTGCGCTGCATCCAGACTCGGGACACCAACTTTGGCACCAACTGCATCTGCAGGGTCCCCAAAAGCAAGCTGGAAGTG ggCAGAATCATTGAGTGCACTCACTGTGGatgcagaggctgctctgggtga
- the PTCD1 gene encoding pentatricopeptide repeat-containing protein 1, mitochondrial: protein MGSLRLLVPRWCRYASPAVLRVRCAAPGVGAGQAPLLSRPPGQGPLPGWRTCSSSQASSKLSGSDPKDISAGSSAGAAEEQKDDDDDDDEGVEFGTLSDKFSSRKYYHKTTARFRDLKLREEGEEEPERKPRRGPKNTPYWYFLRCKALIKEDKLAEALELFEVQMLKEERVQPEEGNYTVLIGGCGRVGYVKKAFRLYNDMKKRGLIPTEATYTALFNACAESPWKDSGLQSALKLRQQLQSKNQELNLITYHALLKVCALCSDLRMCLDVLKEIVQKGHVLTAETFSFLLMSCIKDTENGFRFALQVWQQMNKLGIKADSHTYNLMLRAARDCGIGNPAVASRLLLSPPESSPQLKLLPGRKEKVKNRRKKGSESAPVQLDVEAMEKQLFQESSVQPEERIQPQNEDVAGAEAEPAAPDSSSVTHSRAGALMRRAQSEMEQEQPHPSQKLPLCNLPNLLDSRVADTAVVSLGTVATPSHRLALMGDVEGFLNKMKEDNAEPNIKTFTLLAELVEPQSPSESSLLALLDDHKVKVDVTFFNTLMRKRSKLGDLEGAKSMLPALVKRGLSPNLHTFCNLAIACHNQQDGLQLLSDLKRSGITPNKHIYSSLIAAAVRQLDYSYLTEILRDMRNTQVPPNEVIIRQLEFAARYPPKFDRYKHRNPYLEKIDGFRGYYYRWLKVMAGEETPHPWAKYRTAKPGGQDSEAEAVQEKGAGC from the exons ATGGGCTCCCTGCGGCTCCTCGTTCCCCGCTGGTGCCGCTACGCCTCTCCCGCTGTTCTCCGGGTACGGTGCGCAGCCCCCGGGGTTGGAGCCGGGCAGGCGCCGCTCCTGTCCCGGCCCCCAGGCCAGGGCCCGCTGCCGGGCTGGAGAACGTGCAGCTCCTCCCAGGCCTCCTCCAAACTGTCCGGCAGCGACCCGAAAGACatcagtgctggcagctccgCTGGAGCTGCCGAGGAGCAGAaggatgacgatgatgatgatgatgaaggtgTGGAGTTTGGGACGCTCTCTGATAAATTTTCCTCTAGGAAATATTACCACAAAACCACAGCGCGCTTTCGGGATTTAAAGCTTcgagaagaaggagaagaagaaccAGAAAGAAAACCTCGACGTGGCCCTAAGAACACTCCATACTGGTACTTCCTACGGTGCAAGGCTCTCATCAAAGAGGACAAG CTGGCAGaggctctggagctgtttgAGGTGCAGATGCTGAAGGAGGAGCGTGTCCAGCCAGAAGAAGGCAATTACACTGTTCTCATTGGTGGCTGTGGCAGGGTTGGCTACGTGAAGAAGGCATTCAGGCTCTACAATGAT ATGAAAAAGCGAGGGCTGATCCCCACAGAGGCCACTTACACAGCCCTGTTCAACGCCTGTGCTGAGTCCCCCTGGAAGGACTCGGGGCTGCAGAGCGCCCTGAAACTgcggcagcagctgcagagcaaaaaCCAGGAGCTGAACCTCATCACCTACCACGCCCTGCTGAAGGtctgtgccctctgctcagACCTCAGGATGTGCTTGGATGTACTCAAG GAAATTGTGCAGAAGGGCCATGTCCTCACAGCTGAGACCTTCAGCTTCCTTCTCATGAGCTGCATAAAAGACACCGAAAACGGCTTCAGATTTGCCTTGCAG GTTTGGCAGCAGATGAACAAGCTGGGAATCAAGGCTGACAGCCACACCTACAACCTGATGCTGCGCGCGGCCAGAGACTGCGGCATCGGCAATCCCGCTGTGGcctccaggctcctgctcagccccccGGAGAGCTCACCTCAGCtaaagctgctgcctggcaggaaggaaaaggtgaaaaatcGGAGGAAGAAGGGATCAgagagtgctcctgtccagcTGGATGTGGAAGCTATGGAAAAGCAGTTATTTCAGGAGAGTTCGGTGCAGCCCGAGGAACGGATCCAGCCACAAAATGAAGATGTGGCTGGGGCTGAAGCAGAACCAGCTGCTCCTGACAGCTCCAGTGTcactcacagcagggctggagccttgATGAGGAGAGCCCAGAGTGAGatggagcaggaacagccacACCCAAGCCAGAAGCTGCCTTTGTGCAACCTGCCCAACTTGCTGGATTCCAGGGTGGCTGACACAGCTGTGGtttccctggggacagtggccaCACCGTCCCACAGACTGGCTCTGATGGGGGATGTGGAGGGATTcttaaacaaaatgaaagaggaCAATGCAGAGCCCAACATTAAAACATTCACATTACTGGCTGAGCTGGTGGAACCCCAAAGTCCCTCAGAGTCCtctctgctggcattgctggATGATCATAAAGTAAAAGTAGATGTGACCTTCTTTAACACTTTGATGAGGAAGAGAAGTAAACTGGGAGACCTGGAGGGAGCAAAG AGCATGCTGCCAGCTCTGGTGAAGAGGGGACTGTCACCTAACCTCCACACATTTTGTAACTTGGCAATTGCCTGCCACAACCAGCAGGATGGactgcagctgctctcagaTTTGAAG AGGTCTGGAATAACCCCTAACAAGCACATCTACAGCAGCCTGATAGCTGCAGCTGTGAGGCAGCTGGATTACAGTTACCTCACGGAGATCCTGCGGGACATGAGGAACACACAGGTGCCTCCCAATGAAGTCATCATCCGGCAGCTGGAGTTTGCAGCACGGTACCCTCCCAAATTTGACAGG TACAAGCACAGAAACCCATACCTGGAGAAGATTGATGGTTTCCGTGGCTACTACTACCGCTGGTTAAAGGTGATGGCTGGAGAGGAGACCCCCCACCCCTGGGCCAAGTACAGGACAGCAAAGCCTGGGGGGCAGGACAGCGaggcagaggctgtgcaggaaaagggagcaggATGCTGA
- the CPSF4 gene encoding cleavage and polyadenylation specificity factor subunit 4 isoform X2, translating into MQELIASVDHITFDLELAVEQQLGAQPLPFPGMDKSGAAVCEFFLKAACGKGGMCPFRHISGEKTVVCKHWLRGLCKKGDQCEFLHEYDMTKMPECYFYSKFGECSNKECPFLHIDPESKIKDCPWYDRGFCKHGPLCRHRHTRRVICVNYLVGFCPEGPACKFMQGHPKSLESCNLKITTVGTEDPGHWSRSPATSVVKKVIMPTDAPKDTWPFSVDSEGAAGRCKGAVTTEERFLPSTMSGAINQVVFLMPLLKELVRGWLLLSNIFVIVPNFF; encoded by the exons ATGCAAGAGCTCATCGCCAGCGTGGATCACATCACGTTCGACCTGGAGCTGGCcgtggagcagcagctgggggcaCAGCCGCTCCCCTTCCCTGGCATGGACA AATCGGGCGCAGCTGTCTgtgagttttttttaaaggcgGCATGTGGAAAAG GAGGCATGTGCCCATTCAGACACATCAGTGGGGAAAAGACAGTTGTTTGTAAACACTGGCTACGAGGACTGTGCAAAAAGGGAGACCAGTGCGAGTTCCTGCACGAGTATGACATGACCAAGATGCCTGAGTGTTACTTCTACTCCAAATTTG GGGAATGCAGTAACAAGGAATGTCCATTCTTGCACATTGACCCGGAGTCGAAGATCAAAGACTGTCCCTGGTATGACAGAGGCTTCTGCAAACACG GTCCCCTGTGCAGACATCGGCACACTCGGAGAGTCATTTGTGTGAATTACCTGGTGGGATTCTGTCCAGAGGGCCCTGCCTGTAAATTCATGCA AGGACACCCCAAGTCATTGGAGTCATGCAATCTCAAAATAACAACAGTGGGAACAGAGGACCCCGGCCATTGGAGCAGGTCACCTGCTACAAG TGTGGTGAAAAAGGTCATTATGCCAACAGATGCACCAAAGGACACCTGGCCTTTCTCAGTGGACagtgaaggagcagcaggaaggtgcaAGGGAGCTGTTACCACTGAGGAAAGGTTTCTGCCTAGCACAATGTCTGGAGCTATTAAtcaggttgtttttttaatgccatTACTGAAAGAACTGGTCAGAGGCTGGCTGCTGCTAAGCAACATTTTTGTAATTGTTCCCAactttttttaa
- the CPSF4 gene encoding cleavage and polyadenylation specificity factor subunit 4 isoform X1 — protein MQELIASVDHITFDLELAVEQQLGAQPLPFPGMDKSGAAVCEFFLKAACGKGGMCPFRHISGEKTVVCKHWLRGLCKKGDQCEFLHEYDMTKMPECYFYSKFGECSNKECPFLHIDPESKIKDCPWYDRGFCKHGPLCRHRHTRRVICVNYLVGFCPEGPACKFMHPRFELPMGTTEQPPLPQPTQTQQKRTPQVIGVMQSQNNNSGNRGPRPLEQVTCYKCGEKGHYANRCTKGHLAFLSGQ, from the exons ATGCAAGAGCTCATCGCCAGCGTGGATCACATCACGTTCGACCTGGAGCTGGCcgtggagcagcagctgggggcaCAGCCGCTCCCCTTCCCTGGCATGGACA AATCGGGCGCAGCTGTCTgtgagttttttttaaaggcgGCATGTGGAAAAG GAGGCATGTGCCCATTCAGACACATCAGTGGGGAAAAGACAGTTGTTTGTAAACACTGGCTACGAGGACTGTGCAAAAAGGGAGACCAGTGCGAGTTCCTGCACGAGTATGACATGACCAAGATGCCTGAGTGTTACTTCTACTCCAAATTTG GGGAATGCAGTAACAAGGAATGTCCATTCTTGCACATTGACCCGGAGTCGAAGATCAAAGACTGTCCCTGGTATGACAGAGGCTTCTGCAAACACG GTCCCCTGTGCAGACATCGGCACACTCGGAGAGTCATTTGTGTGAATTACCTGGTGGGATTCTGTCCAGAGGGCCCTGCCTGTAAATTCATGCA CCCTCGGTTTGAACTGCCAATGGGAACCACAGAGCAACCACCACTGCCTCAgccaacacaaacacagcaaaag AGGACACCCCAAGTCATTGGAGTCATGCAATCTCAAAATAACAACAGTGGGAACAGAGGACCCCGGCCATTGGAGCAGGTCACCTGCTACAAG TGTGGTGAAAAAGGTCATTATGCCAACAGATGCACCAAAGGACACCTGGCCTTTCTCAGTGGACagtga
- the ATP5MF gene encoding ATP synthase subunit f, mitochondrial: MAKPVLLKDTKLMDVKLGQLGSWLAMRDFTPGGILGAIRRGHQRYYNKYINVRKGGLGGLSMLLAGYIVLSYMWSYSHIKHDRRRKYH, encoded by the exons ATGGCGAAGCCGG TTCTCCTCAAGGACACCAAGCTGATGGACGTGAAGCTGGGCCAGCTGGGCAGCTGGCTGGCTATGAGGGACTTCACCCCCGGCGGCATCTTGGGGGCCATCCGGAGAG GTCACCAGAGATACTACAACAAATACATCAATGTGAGGAAGGGGGGCCTCGGGGGTCTCTCCATGTTGTTGGCTGGGTATATTGTCCTCAGCTACATGTGGAGCTACAGTCACATCA aGCACGACCGCAGGAGGAAATACCACTGA